One Loxodonta africana isolate mLoxAfr1 chromosome 4, mLoxAfr1.hap2, whole genome shotgun sequence genomic region harbors:
- the PHB2 gene encoding prohibitin-2 — protein MAQNLKDLAGRLPAGPRGMGMALKLLLGAGAVAYGVRESVFTVEGGHRAIFFNRIGGVQQDTILAEGLHFRIPWFQYPIIYDIRARPRKISSPTGSKDLQMVNISLRVLSRPNALELPSMYQRLGLDYEERVLPSIVNEVLKSVVAKFNASQLITQRAQVSLLIRRELTERAKDFSLILDDVAITELSFSREYTAAVEAKQVAQQEAQRAQFLVEKAKQEQRQKIVQAEGEAEAAKMLGEALSKNPGYIKLRKIRAAQNISKTIATSQNRIYLTADNLVLNLQDESFTRDSLIKAKK, from the exons ATGGCCCAGAACTTGAAGGATTTAGCGGGACGGCTGCCTGCCGGCCCTCGGGGCATGGGCATGGCGCTGAAGTTGCTGCTGGGGGCCGGCGCGGTGGCCTACGGCGTCCGCGAGTCCGTGTTCACCG TGGAAGGCGGGCACAGAGCCATCTTCTTTAACCGGATTGGTGGCGTGCAGCAGGACACCATCCTGGCCGAGGGCCTTCACTTCAG GATCCCCTGGTTCCAGTACCCCATCATCTATGATATCCGGGCCAGACCTCGAAAAATCTCCTCCCCTACAGGCTCCAAAG ACCTGCAAATGGTGAACATCTCCCTGCGAGTGCTATCTCGACCCAATGCCTTGGAACTCCCCAGCATGTACCAGCGCCTGGGGCTAGACTACGAGGAGCGAGTGTTGCCGTCCATCGTCAACGAGGTGCTCAAGAGTGTGGTGGCCAAGTTCAATGCCTCACAGCTGATCACCCAGCGGGCTCAG GTGTCCCTGTTGATCCGAcgggagctgacagagagggccAAGGACTTCAGCCTCATCCTGGATGATGTAGCCATCACAGAGCTGAGCTTTAGCCGAGAGTACACTGCTGCTGTAGAAGCCAAACAAGTGG CCCAGCAGGAGGCCCAGCGGGCCCAGTTCTTGGTGGAGAAAGCGAAGCAGGAACAGCGGCAGAAGATTGTGCAGGCTGAGGGTGAGGCTGAGGCCGCCAAGATG CTTGGAGAAGCACTGAGCAAGAACCCTGGCTACATCAAACTGCGCAAGATCCGGGCAGCCCAGAACATCTCTAAGACG ATTGCCACGTCACAGAATCGTATCTATCTCACCGCTGACAACCTTGTGCTAAACCTACAGGATGAAAGTTTCACTCG CGACAGCCTCATCAAGGCTAAGAAGTGA
- the EMG1 gene encoding ribosomal RNA small subunit methyltransferase NEP1: MAAPSAEFQLRERRGGEQERGWDPVAPKRPRLGAGSKIGGRRLIVVLEGASLETVKVGKTYELLNCDKHKSMLLKNGRDPGEVRPDIAHQSLLMLMDSPLNRAGLLQVYIHTQKNVLIEVNPQTRIPRTFDRFCGLMVQLLHKLSVRAADGPQKLLKVIKNPVSDHFPVGCMKIGTSFSTQVVSDVRELVPSSDPIVFVVGAFAHGKVNVEYTEKMVSISNYPLSAALTCAKLTTAFEEVWGVI, encoded by the exons ATGGCTGCGCCCAGTGCTGAATTCCAGCTTCGTGAGCGGCGCGGTGGAGAGCAGGAACGGGGCTGGGATCCTGTGGCTCCCAAGCGGCCCCGACTCGGGGCGGGAAGCAAGATTGGAGGCCGTAGGCTCATTGTGGTGCTGGAAGGGGCCAGTCTGGAGACAGTCAAG GTAGGGAAGACTTACGAGCTACTCAACTGTGACAAGCACAAGTCTATGTTGTTGAAGAACGGACGGGACCCTGGGGAAGTGAGACCAGACATAGCCCACCAG AGTTTACTCATGCTGATGGACAGTCCTCTGAACCGAGCTGGCTTGCTACAAGTTTACATCCATACCCAGAAGAATGTGCTGATTGAAGTGAACCCCCAGACTCGAATTCCCAGAACTTTTGACCGCTTTTGTGGCCTCATGG TTCAGCTTTTACACAAACTCAGCGTTCGAGCAGCTGATGGCCCCCAGAAGCTGTTGAAG gtaaTTAAGAATCCAGTGTCAGATCACTTCCCGGTTGGATGTATGAAAATTGGCACTTCTTTTTCCACTCAAGTCGTTAGCGATGTACGAGAGTTGGTGCCCAGCAGTGACCCTATTGTTTTTGTGGTGGGGGCCTTTGCCCATGGCAAG GTCAATGTGGAATATACAGAGAAGATGGTGTCCATCAGCAACTACCCCCTTTCTGCGGCCCTCACTTGTGCAAAACTGACCACAGCCTTTGAAGAAGTATGGGGGGTCATTTGA